The Candidatus Methylomirabilota bacterium sequence GCGGCGGGGCATTTCCGTTCACGCTGGCGCGGCTCAATCACGGCTGGCACGTGCGGCCGGAAGGGCCGAAGGCCATTCCCAAGGAGCCGCGCGAGTACGCCAAGCGCATCTTCGTGGACTCGCTCACCCTCGCCCCGCGCAATCTCCGCTTCATCATCGAGGAGCTGGGCGCGGACCGCGTGATGATCGGCAGCGACTACCCCTTCGACATGGGCGACAACGACCCGCGCGCTTCGCTGGACGCCGCCGCCCTCGATCCCGCCACCCGGCGGCTCATCGAGGGCGAAACGGCGGCGCAGTTCCTCCGACTTCCGGTATCCTGACGCCATGCCGACCATCGCCCCCGCCAAGCTCGAAGCGCTCGCCACCCGCATCTTCGCCGGTCTCGGCACCCCGGACGCCGACGCGCACCTGGTCGCCACGCTGCTCGTGCGCGCCAACCTGCGCGGCCACGACTCCCACGGGGCAATCCGCATCCCGCAGTACGCAGGATCCATCAAGACCGGCCACGTGAATCCGAAGAGCCCGATCACCGTGCTCGCGGACACGCCGGTGATCGCGCGGCTCGACGGCGGGCGCGGCTTCGGCCAGGTCGTCGCCAAGCGCGGCATCGAAATGGCCATCGCCAAGGCCAAGGCGATGGGTCTCTCCGCGGTGACGCTCGCCAACACCACGCATGTGGGCCGCCTCGCCGACTACGCCGAGATGGCGGCGGCGGAGGGGCTGGTCGGCATGCTGTGGGTGAACGCGGTGTTCGGGCTCAACGTCGCGCCGTGGGGCGGCGCCGCGCGGCGCCTGGGCACGAAC is a genomic window containing:
- a CDS encoding Ldh family oxidoreductase codes for the protein MPTIAPAKLEALATRIFAGLGTPDADAHLVATLLVRANLRGHDSHGAIRIPQYAGSIKTGHVNPKSPITVLADTPVIARLDGGRGFGQVVAKRGIEMAIAKAKAMGLSAVTLANTTHVGRLADYAEMAAAEGLVGMLWVNAVFGLNVAPWGGAARRLGTNPHAIAVPGDGAPAMVLDFATSVVAEGKMRVKKNRKPQAPPGWFIDAEGKPGTDPE